The nucleotide sequence aacaagattTCACAAACACGTGGCACTGCTAGGCATCTCCCGATAGACCAGTTTTGCAACATATTCAAAATACTATTGTCCTTTATGGGTtgatatattaaaaacatttcaaacatttaACTTCTAAACATTGCATTGTAGCCAGAAATGAGTGGCGTACTGCAGGAACAGAAAACAGCATTACTGCAGGATATCTATCATATAGGGTGCTGTACGATACAAGCCAATATGCACTCCTCGACACCCATTGACAGGACAGCACAGCAGCCTGTTGCAGAATGACTGATgtcattcttcttcttgtttagattttgTTTCTTTCTGCCTCTAGTGGATGTAGGAAATACATCAGTCAGATTCATGACCCGTAAGGGAGAAAGAGAATTTCTcttctaaggatcgcagtgtatccagatcaccatccctcctgcagcaatgctggattgcagtgtatcgagatcactccctcctgcagcaatgctggattgcagtgtatccagatcactctccctctgcagcaatgctggatcgcagtgtatccagatcactctccatcctgcagcaatgctggattgcagtgtatccagatcactctccctcctgcagcaatgctggatcacagtgtatccagatcactctccctcctgcagcaatgctggatcacagtgtatccggatcactctccctcctgcagcaatgctggatcgcagtgtatccagatcactctccctcctgcagcaatgctggatcacagtgtatccagatcaccatccctcctgcagcaatgctggttcacagtgtatccagatcactccctcctgcagcaatgctggatcacagtgtatccagatcactctccctctgcagcaatgctggatcgcagtgtatccagatcaccatccctcctgcagcaatgctggttcacagtgtatccagatcaccatccctcctgcagcaatgctggatcacagtgtatccagatcactctccctctgcagcaatgctggatcgcagtgtatccagatcaccatccctcctgcagcaatgctggattgcagtgtatccagatcactccctcctgcagcaatgctggatcacagtgtatccagatcactctccctcctgcagcaatgctggatcacagtgtatccagatcactctccctcctgcagcaatgctggatcgcagtgtatccagatcaccatCCCTCCTCCAGCAATGctggattgcagtgtatccagatcactctccctcctgcagcaatgctggatcacagtgtatccagatcactctccctcctgcagcaatgctggatcacagtgtatccagatcactctccctcctgcagcaatgctggattgcagtgtatccagatcactccctcctgcagcaatgctggattgcagtgtatccagatcaccatccctcctgcagcaatgctggattgcagtgtatccagatcactctccctcctgcagcaatgctggattgcagtgtatccagatcaccatccctcctgcagcaatgctggatcacagtgtatccagatcactctccctcctgcagcaatgctggatcacagtgtatccggatcactctccctcctgcagcaatgctggatcgcagtgtatccagatcactctccctcctgcagcaatgctggatcacagtgtatccagatcaccatccctcctgcagcaatgctggttcacagtgtatccagatcactccctcctgcagcaatgctggatcacagtgtatccagatcactctccctctgcagcaatgctggattgcagtgtatccagatcaccatccctcctgcagcaatgctggatcacagtgtatccagatcactctccctcctgcagcaatgctggatcacagtgtatccggatcactctccctcctgcagcaatgctggatcgcagtgtatccagatcactctccctcctgcagcaatgctggatcacagtgtatccagatcaccatccctcctgcagcaatgctggttcacagtgtatccagatcactccctcctgcagcaatgctggatcacagtgtatccagatcactctccctctgcagcaatgctggatcgcagtgtatccagatcaccatccctcctgcagcaatgctggttcacagtgtatccagatcaccatccctcctgcagcaatgctggatcacagtgtatccagatcactctccctctgcagcaatgctggatcgcagtgtatccagatcaccatccctcctgcagcaatgctggattgcagtgtatccagatcactccctcctgcagcaatgctggatcacagtgtatccagatcactctccctcctgcagcaatgctggatcacagtgtatccagatcactctccctcctgcagcaatgctggatcgcagtgtatccagatcaccatCCCTCCTCCAGCAATGctggattgcagtgtatccagatcactctccctcctgcagcaatgctggatcacagtgtatccagatcactctccctcctgcagcaatgctggatcacagtgtatccagatcactctccctcctgcagcaatgctggattgcagtgtatccagatcactccctcctgcagcaatgctggattgcagtgtatccagatcaccatccctcctgcagcaatgctggattgcagtgtatccagatcactctccctcctgcagcaatgctggatcacagtgtatccagatcactctccctcctgcagcaatgctggatcacagtgtatccagatcaccatcactcctgcagcaatgctggattgcagtgtatccagatcactctccctcctgcagcaatgctggatcacagtgtatccagatcaccatccctcctgcagcaatgctggatcgcagtgtatccagatcactctccctcctgcagtaatgctggattgcagtgtatccagatcactctccctcctgcagcaatgctggatcacagtgtatccagatcaccatccctcctgcagcaatgctggatcgcagtgtatccagatcactctccctcctgcagcaatgctggattgcagtgtatccagatcactctccctcctgcagcaatgctggatcacagtgtatccagatcactctccctcctgcagcaatgctggatcacagtgtatccggatcactctccctcctgcagcaatgctggatcgcagtgtatccagatcactctccctcctgcagcaatgctggatcacagtgtatccagatcaccatccctcctgcagcaatgctggttcacagtgtatccagatcactccctcctgcagcaatgctggatcacagtgtatccagatcactctccctctgcagcaatgctggatcgcagtgtatccagatcaccatccctcctgcagcaatgctggttcacagtgtatccagatcaccatccctcctgcagcaatgctggatcacagtgtatccagatcactctccctctgcagcaatgctggatcgcagtgtatccagatcaccatccctcctgcagcaatgctggattgcagtgtatccagatcactctccctcctgcagcaatgctggatcacagtgtatccagatcactctccctcctgcagcaatgctggatcacagtgtatccggatcactctccctcctgcagcaatgctggatcgcagtgtatccagatcactctccctcctgcagcaatgctggatcacagtgtatccagatcaccatccctcctgcagcaatgctggttcacagtgtatccagatcactccctcctgcagcaatgctggatcacagtgtatccagatcactctccctctgcagcaatgctggatcgcagtgtatccagatcaccatccctcctgcagcaatgctggttcacagtgtatccagatcaccatccctcctgcagcaatgctggatcacagtgtatccagatcactctccctctgcagcaatgctggatcgcagtgtatccagatcaccatccctcctgcagcaatgctggattgcagtgtatccagatcactccctcctgcagcaatgctggatcacagtgtatccagatcactctccctcctgcagcaatgctggatcacagtgtatccagatcactctccctcctgcagcaatgctggatcgcagtgtatccagatcaccatCCCTCCTCCAGCAATGctggattgcagtgtatccagatcactctccctcctgcagcaatgctggatcacagtgtatccagatcactctccctcctgcagcaatgctggatcacagtgtatccagatcactctccctcctgcagcaatgctggattgcagtgtatccagatcactccctcctgcagcaatgctggattgcagtgtatccagatcaccatccctcctgcagcaatgctggattgcagtgtatccagatcactctccctcctgcagcaatgctggatcacagtgtatccagatcactctccctcctgcagcaatgctggatcgcagtgtatccagatcaccatccctcctgcagcaatgctggattgcagtgtatccagatcactctccctcctgcagcaatgctggatcacagtgtatccagatcaccatccctcctgcagcaatgctggatcgcagtgtatccagatcactctccctcctgcagtaatgctggattgcagtgtatccagatcactctccctcctgcagcaatgctggatcacagtgtatccagatcaccatccctcctgcagcaatgctggatcgcagtgtatccagatcactctccctcctgcagcaatgctggattgcagtgtatccagatcactctccctcctgcagcaatgctggatcgcagtgtatccagatcactctccctctgcagcaatgctggatcgcagtgtatccagatcactctccctcctgcagcaatgctggattgcagtgtatccagatcaccatccctcctgcagcaatgctctATCTGCAATACGCCTCTCAtttctggatacactgcgatgtttagaAGATAAATTTTCTCTCTCCTGGCAAACCTTCTCAAGTAAAagttttttaaatagtaattccTTAGAtaatttacctatgatgtgtgaataaaaatatcaaaatcaGGATTACGTGGAATATGTATTGCTTCAATAGGGACAGCTGATGTATGGAGTAGGTAAAGTAATGTGCTTCTTGTAATCACTGTGGGGTTTCTGTGACACTAAGGGACCGGTATCCCCACGCGTTTACAGGAGCTTCAGGATGTTGGTTGCTAATGGACAGTAAAGAGTTTGATTtgacaatgtgtttgttttgagcTAGTTGCAAAGTGAATACCCTTCCACACAGATTCCAGAGCCAGACAGGAGTCCACTCACCATGGGCATGTCCTCCAGTCTCTTGAACTCTGGTTTCCCAGCATTGCAGGCCTTCACTATGACAACCACAATGACCAGGATGAGCACAATAGCAAAGATacacagcacagccaccaggcCCGGGCTCCTGGGCAGGTCTTTGATGGAACCCAGAGCTAGAGAAACAAAAGAACAGCAGAACTTCAGCACTAACCCTCCAGCATCCGATTATTACTGGAGCTGTAACCATATACTTAGAAAGTGTGCAACTATTCCATTCTAACACAGCGCACACCGACAAAAGACatcactttctctttctcttcatTGTTGTTTGCtctgttattttttttgaaagctgccatttttattcctttgccTATGATGTTATTTGTATGTAAGGGTCTTGTACACAAAGGATGACTAGAATTAAAAAAGATATGTTAAAATTGTAAACAGACACACTGTGCTGctttatactgtaaatatgtgCAAGCCTTTTATTAGGCATTTTTCACGTAAGccacaaacatttttggcacgaatatcaaattccactaacaatacatacttatTATGTTATATTAGTGCAACAAACTTGTATGTAAGCTTCCTAGTGATTGTATTACCCATAGTGAAATGAAGTGGCGTTTAATGTCTACTACAATTGATATAAACCAGAGTGAGAaaataaccaaagtgatattatcaggtgtccccattgactcccattatattctagtCAGGACTATGTGTTAGGTAGTGGAGGGTGATATTAACAGGAGTTATTAAGTGGGTTTGACTGTATTGTggcttgtggtgtgcagggtgtgtcACACAGGCAGGGGAGTGCAAGTTCCTGGCTGTGCAGAGTGGCTGTTGCTCACTGAGGATTTCAGCAAGGCCTCTGCCACTCCacagcggcccctactggccagatGAGCTCAAAGCGGACATCTGCAGGACTGGCCTTGGTTCCCCAAGGCCGGTTGCATCTGCTGCAGAGCCCCTGGGTTTGAAGAGGGGGTGGCTCGGTCAGGGTTGCTACAGGGAAGGAAAACATTTTGGACAAAACTGTGAAGTTAAAGAATGTGTCACACTGAATTACAtgcaacacaaaaaaatacttaCGTGTTAGGTCAGTACTGTCAGTCTCATTGGTGGAATTTGATGTGGGGAAAGGGGTCTGCACTGAGACAGTGGTTGTGTTCAGGGGGACACTGCCAGTCTCATTGACAGGACGGCTGGTGTGGTTATTCACAGACACGgtggaggagtctggtctcaATGGGGTGGAGGCTGATGGAGAAGCTGTGGATGAATTCGAGGTTGTGCTGGATTTGTCTGGTAATGCT is from Acipenser ruthenus chromosome 49, fAciRut3.2 maternal haplotype, whole genome shotgun sequence and encodes:
- the LOC117428875 gene encoding protein CIST1-like gives rise to the protein MLASRMAGTTRVLVLIALLFALTDSQKNPETPTPASDSTINPNTTTALTTKDPTTGFTNGSATPTDTTKSGTTITTNQSLPVTAESPENSTNTTSGVQTALPDKSSTTSNSSTASPSASTPLRPDSSTVSVNNHTSRPVNETGSVPLNTTTVSVQTPFPTSNSTNETDSTDLTPLGSIKDLPRSPGLVAVLCIFAIVLILVIVVVIVKACNAGKPEFKRLEDMPMNRVNEESPFAQYPPK